TCGGTAGCCTGCGGCGCGAAGCACACCCTGTACAACATCTCCCAGGCACTTATCCAGGAAGGTGACGAGGTCATCATCCCCGCTCCGTACTGGGTCTCCTACCCGGACCAGGTCGTTTTGGCCGGCGGCAAGCCTGTCTTCATCGAGACCGACCAGGCGAGCGGGTTCAAGATCACCCCGCAGCAGCTCGAGGCGGTCATCACCCCGAACACGAAGGCGCTCCTCCTCAACTCCCCGTGCAACCCGACCGGCTCCGCCTACAGCGTCGAGGAGCTCCAGGCCCTCGGCCAGGTCTGCCTGAAGCACGACTTCTACATCATCTCCGACGACATTTATGAGAAGCTCGTGTACGACGGCCTGAAGTTCACCAACATCGCCACCGCTGTTCCCGAGCTCAAGCCGCGCGTCGTGGTGGTGAACGGCGTCTCCAAAGCGTACTCCATGACCGGCTGGAGGATCGGCTATGCCGCAGGTCCGAAGACCCTGATGGACGCCATCACCAAGATGCAGTCGCAGTCGACCTCCAACCCGACCTCCATCGCGCAGAAGGCCGCCGTGGAGGCGCTGAACGGTCCCCAGGACGCAGTCGCCGCCATGGTGGTGGAATTCGAGAAGCGCCGCACCTACATCGTCGACCGTCTGAACGCCATTCCCGGCGTCACCTGCTTCAGGTCGACCGGTGCCTTCTACGCCTTCCCGGACTTCTCCTCTATCTACGGCAAGAGCTTCGAGGGGAAGGTCATCAGCAACTCCACCGACTTCGCCGCCTATCTCCTGGAGCACGCGAAGGTGGCGCTCGTTCCGGGGATTGCCTTCGGCGCCGACAAGTACGCGCGCCTTTCCTATGCCACGAGCATGGATAACATCAAAAAGGGTCTCGACAGGATCGAAGAGGCAGTGCTCAATCTGAAGTAAACCCGCTCTTGCAAGGCGGAAAACCATCTGCTAGTCTTAGGGCGTCCGTATAGCGCGGGCGCCCTTTTTTATGTATCAACGCTGTTTGGAACCGTGAGGGAACTACCGTGATCAGCAAGGAAATGACTATAACCGAGATACTGCGGCGCTATCCCGAGACCCTCCCCATCCTCCAAAGCTACGGTCTCGACTGTTACGACTGCCAGCTTGCGGAGTTCGAGGCGCTCGAGCACGGCGCGAAGGTACACAAGATCGACCTCGACACCCTCCTGAACGAGCTGAACGCGAAGCTCGCCGCATAAACCGGCTCCCCCCTCCTCTTCCTGATCATCGCCCTCCCCGCGGCGCTGTCGTCGCACGTCTGCTGTCCGAAAAAGATCACAGCTCATCTTCATCCCGTATCTCCTGAACCACCCGCTGCCACTTTTCCTGCACACATAGAAACGCATCCACAACATCGGGATCAAAGAGCTTTCCTTTCCCTTGCATCATGATCTTTACCGCGTCATCGTGTGTGATCGGCTTGTTGTACACCCTCTGTGTCACCATCGCATCGTAGGCGTCGACGAGCGCCATGGCACGCCCCACCCACGGTATGTCGTCACCCGCCAGCCCCTGAGGGTAGCCGCTTCCGTCCCAGCGCTCGTGGTGTGTGTAGATAATCTCCTTCGCGTAGCGGATCAGTTCGTCGTCGTGGATCCCCACCCGCGCCGCTGCTTTGGCAATGGCGTCCCGGCCGAATATGGTGTGCTTCTTCACCAGGTCGTATTCCTCCCTGGTGAATCCCGACGCCTTGCGCAGCAGCTGGTCGGGAAGCCCCACCTTCCCGATGTCGTGCAGCGGAGCAAGCTTCGAGACGAGCTCGATCGTCTCCTGGTCGAGGAAACCGAATCGGGGGAAGCGCCTGAGCTCCTCGCAGAGGATGTGGAGATAGCGCTGGCAGCGCAGCACGTGCGCGCCTGTCTCCATGTCCCTGATCTCTGTCAACGAAGCGAGCGAGGTCATAACCAGATCCCGCGCCTTCACAAGATCGTGCCCCTGATGCTCCACCCCCTTTTCGAGATACACGGTCCGCAGGACCGTCAGGAGCGAGAAGTTCACACCCAGCACCACGA
The DNA window shown above is from Geomonas sp. RF6 and carries:
- a CDS encoding DUF1858 domain-containing protein; the encoded protein is MISKEMTITEILRRYPETLPILQSYGLDCYDCQLAEFEALEHGAKVHKIDLDTLLNELNAKLAA
- a CDS encoding pyridoxal phosphate-dependent aminotransferase, with protein sequence MKLADRVNKIQPSPTLAIDAKAKALKAQGVDIVGFGAGEPDFDTPANIKEAAKKAIDAGFTKYTPVGGTDELKDAIIAKLQRDNGLSYERGEISVACGAKHTLYNISQALIQEGDEVIIPAPYWVSYPDQVVLAGGKPVFIETDQASGFKITPQQLEAVITPNTKALLLNSPCNPTGSAYSVEELQALGQVCLKHDFYIISDDIYEKLVYDGLKFTNIATAVPELKPRVVVVNGVSKAYSMTGWRIGYAAGPKTLMDAITKMQSQSTSNPTSIAQKAAVEALNGPQDAVAAMVVEFEKRRTYIVDRLNAIPGVTCFRSTGAFYAFPDFSSIYGKSFEGKVISNSTDFAAYLLEHAKVALVPGIAFGADKYARLSYATSMDNIKKGLDRIEEAVLNLK